A section of the Macaca thibetana thibetana isolate TM-01 chromosome 10, ASM2454274v1, whole genome shotgun sequence genome encodes:
- the PLCG1 gene encoding 1-phosphatidylinositol 4,5-bisphosphate phosphodiesterase gamma-1 isoform X2, with product MAGAASPCANGCGPGAPSDAEVLHLCRSLEVGTVMTLFYSKKSQRPERKTFQVKLETRQITWSRGADKIEGAIDIREIKEIRPGKTSRDFDRYQEDPAFRPDQSHCFVILYGMEFRLKTLSLQATSEDEVNMWIKGLTWLMEDTLQAPTPLQIERWLRKQFYSVDRNREDRISAKDLKNMLSQVNYRVPNMRFLRERLTDLEQRSGDITYGQFAQLYRSLMYSAQKTMDLPFLEASTLRAGERPELCRVSLPEFQQFLLDYQGELWAVDRLQVQEFMLSFLRDPLREIEEPYFFLDEFVTFLFSKENSVWNSQLDAVCPDTMNNPLSHYWISSSHNTYLTGDQFSSESSLEAYARCLRMGCRCIELDCWDGPDGMPVIYHGHTLTTKIKFSDVLQTIKEHAFVASEYPVILSIEDHCSIAQQRNMAQHFKKVLGDTLLTKPVEISADGLPSPNQLKRKILIKHKKLAEGSAYEEVPTSMMYSENDISNSIKNGILYLEDPVNHEWYPHYFVLTSSKIYYSEETSSDQGNEDEEEPKEVSSSTELHSNEKWFHGKLGAGRDGRHIAERLLTEYCIETGAPDGSFLVRESETFVGDYTLSFWRNGKVQHCRIHSRQDAGTPKFFLTDNLVFDSLYDLITHYQQVPLRCNEFEMRLSEPVPQTNAHESKEWYHASLTRAQAEHMLMRVPRDGAFLVRKRNEPNSYAISFRAEGKIKHCRVQQEGQTVMLGNSEFDSLVDLISYYEKHPLYRKMKLRYPINEEALEKIGTAEPDYGALYEGRNPGFYVEANPMPTFKCAVKALFDYKAQREDELTFTKSAIIQNVEKQEGGWWRGDYGGKKQLWFPSNYVEEMVNPVALEPEREHLDENSPLGDLLRGVLDVPACQIAIRPEGKNNRLFVFSISMASVAHWSLDVAADSQEELQDWVKKIREVAQTADARLTEGKIMERRKKIALELSELVVYCRPVPFDEEKIGTERACYRDMSSFPETKAEKYVNKAKGKKFLQYNRLQLSRIYPKGQRLDSSNYDPLPMWICGSQLVALNFQTPDKPMQMNQALFMTGRHCGYVLQPSTMRDEAFDPFDKSSLRGLEPCAISVEVLGARHLPKNGRGIVCPFVEIEVAGAEYDSTKQKTEFVVDNGLNPVWPAKPFHFQISNPEFAFLRFVVYEEDMFSDQNFLAQATFPVKGLKTGYRAVPLKNNYSEDLELASLLIKIDIFPAKENGDLSPFSGTSLRERGSDASGQLFHGRAREGSFESRYQQPFEDFRVSQEHLADHFDSRERRAPRRTRVNGDNRL from the exons TTGATATTCGAGAAATCAAGGAGATTCGCCCAGGGAAGACCTCACGAGACTTTGATCGCTATCAAGAGGACCCCGCTTTCCGGCCGGACCAGTCACACTGCTTTGTCATTCTCTATGGAATGGAATTCCGTCTGAAGACGCTGAGCCTGCAAG CCACATCTGAGGATGAAGTGAACATGTGGATCAAGGGCTTAACTTGGCTGATGGAGGATACATTGCAGGCACCCACACCCCTGCAGATTGAGAG GTGGCTCCGGAAGCAGTTTTACTCAGTGGATCGGAATCGTGAGGATCG TATATCAGCCAAGGACCTAAAGAACATGCTGTCCCAGGTCAACTACCGGGTCCCCAACATGCGCTTCCTCCGAGAGCGGCTGACG GACCTGGAGCAGCGCAGCGGGGACATCACCTACGGGCAGTTTGCTCAGCTGTACCGCAGCCTCATGTACAGCGCCCAGAAGACG ATGGACCTCCCCTTCTTGGAAGCCAGTACTCTGAG ggctggggagcgGCCGGAGCTTTGCCGAGTGTCCCTTCCTGAGTTCCAGCAGTTCCTTCTTGACTACCAGGGG GAGCTGTGGGCTGTTGATCGCCTCCAGGTGCAGGAGTTCATGCTCAGCTTCCTCCGAGACCCCTTGCGAGAGATCGAGGAGCCATACTTCTTCCTGGATGAG TTTGTCACCTTCCTGTTCTCCAAAGAGAATAGTGTGTGGAACTCACAGCTGGATGCAGTATGCCCGGACACCATGAACAACCCCCTTTCCCACTATTGGATCTCCTCCTCACACAACAC GTACCTGACCGGGGACCAGTTCTCCAGTGAGTCCTCCTTGGAAGCCTATGCTCGCTGCCTGCGGATGGGCTGTCGCTGCATTGAGT TGGACTGCTGGGACGGCCCAGATGGGATGCCAGTTATTTACCATGGGCACACCCTTACCACCAAGATCAAGTTCTCAGATGTCCTGCAAACCATCAAGGAGCATGCCTTTGTGGCCTCAGA GTACCCAGTCATCCTGTCCATTGAGGACCACTGCAGCATTGCCCAGCAGAGGAACATGGCCCAGCACTTCAAGAAGGTGCTAGGGGACACACTCCTCACCAAGCCCGTGGAGATCTCCGCCGATGGGCTCCCCTCACCCAACCAGCTTAAGAGGAAGATCCTCATCAAG CACAAGAAGCTGGCTGAGGGCAGTGCCTACGAGGAGGTGCCTACATCCATGATGTACTCTGAGAACGACATCAGCAACTCCATCAAGAATGGCATCCTCTACCTGGAGGACCCTGTGAACCAT GAATGGTATCCCCACTACTTCGTTCTGACCAGCAGCAAGATCTACTACTCTGAGGAGACCAGCAGTGACCAGGGCAACGAGGATGAGGAGGAGCCCAAGGAG GTCAGCAGCAGCACAGAGCTGCACTCCAATGAGAAGTGGTTCCATGGGAAGCTAGGGGCAGGGCGTGACGGGCGGCACATCGCTGAGCGCCTGCTCACTGAGTACTGCATCGAGACCGGGGCCCCTGACGGCTCCTTCCTCGTGCGAGAGAGTGAGACCTTCGTGGGCGACTACACGCTCTCTTTCTG GCGGAACGGGAAAGTCCAGCACTGCCGTATCCACTCACGGCAAGATGCTGGGACCCCCAAGTTCTTCTTGACAGACAACCTCGTCTTTGACTCCCTCTATGACCTCATCACACACTACCAGCAGGTGCCCCTGCGCTGCAATGAGTTTGAGATGCGACTTTCAGAGCCTGTCCCACAGACCAATGCCCATGAGAGCAAAGA GTGGTACCACGCGAGCCTGACCAGAGCACAGGCTGAGCACATGCTGATGCGTGTCCCTCGTGATGGGGCCTTCCTGGTGCGGAAGCGGAATGAGCCCAACTCATATGCCATCTCTTTCCG GGCTGAAGGCAAGATCAAGCATTGCCGTGTCCAGCAAGAGGGCCAGACTGTGATGCTAGGGAACTCGGAGTTCGACAGCCTTGTTGACCTCATCAGCTACTATGAGAAGCACCCGCTATACCGCAAGATGAAGCTGCGCTATCCAATCAATGAGGAGGCGCTGGAGAAGATTGGCACAGCT GAGCCTGACTACGGGGCCCTGTATGAGGGACGCAACCCTGGCTTCTATGTAGAGGCAAACCCTATGCCAACTttcaag TGTGCAGTCAAAGCCCTCTTTGACTACAAGGCCCAGAGGGAGGATGAGCTGACCTTCACCAAGAGCGCCATCATCCAGAATGTGGAGAAGCAAGAGGGAGGCTG GTGGCGAGGGGACTACGGAGGGAAGAAGCAGCTGTGGTTCCCATCAAACTACGTGGAAGAGATGGTCAACCCCGTGGCCCTGGAGCCAGAGAGGGAG CACTTGGACGAGAACAGCCCCCTAGGGGACTTGCTGCGGGGGGTCTTGGATGTGCCGGCTTGTCAGATTG CCATCCGTCCTGAGGGCAAGAACAACCGGCTCTTCGTCTTCTCCATCAGCATGGCGTCGGTGGCCCACTGGTCCCTGGATGTTGCTGCCGACTCACAGGAGGAGCTGCAGGACTGGGTGAAAAAGATCCGTGAAGTGGCCCAGACCGCAGATGCCAGG CTCACTGAAGGGAAGATAATGGAACGGAGGAAGAAGATCGCCCTGGAGCTCTCTGAACTTGTTGTCTACTGCCGGCCTGTTCCCTTCGATGAAGAGA AGATTGGCACAGAACGTGCTTGCTACCGGGACATGTCATCCTTCCCGGAAACCAAGGCTGAGAAATACGTGAACAAGGCCAAAGGCAAGAAGTTCCTTCAGTACAATCGACTGCAGCTCTCCCGCATCTACCCCAAGGGCCAGCGACTGGATTCCTCCAACTACGATCCTTTGCCCATGTGGATCTGTGGCAGTCAGCTGGTGGCCCTCAACTTCCAGACCCCTG ACAAGCCTATGCAGATGAACCAGGCTCTCTTCATGACGGGCAGGCACTGTGGCTACGTGCTGCAGCCAAGCACCATGCGGGATGAAGCCTTCGACCCCTTTGACAAGAGCAGCCTCCGCGGGCTGGAGCCATGTGCCATCTCTGTTGAG GTGCTGGGTGCCCGACATTTGCCAAAGAATGGCCGAGGCATTGTGTGCCCTTTTGTGGAGAttgaggtggctggagctgagtaTGACAGCACCAAGCAGAAGACAGAGTTTGTGG TGGACAATGGACTCAACCCTGTATGGCCGGCCAAGCCCTTCCACTTCCAGATCAGTAACCCTGAATTTGCCTTTCTGCGCTTTGTGGTGTATGAGGAAGACATGTTTAGTGACCAGAATTTCCTGGCTCAGGCTACTTTCCCGGTAAAAGGCCTGAAGACAG GATACAGAGCAGTGCCTTTGAAGAACAACTACAGTGAGGACCTGGAGTTGGCCTCCCTGCTGATCAAGATTGACATTTTCCCTGCCAAG gagaatggtgaccTCAGTCCCTTCAGTGGTACGTCCCTGCGGGAGCGGGGCTCAGATGCCTCAGGCCAGCTGTTTCACGGCCGAGCCCGGGAAGGCTCCTTTGAATCCCGCTACCAGCAGCCATTTGAGGACTTCCGCGTCTCCCAGGAGCATCTTGCAGACCATTTTGACAGTCGAGAACGAAG GGCCCCAAGAAGGACTCGGGTCAATGGAGACAACCGCCTCTAG
- the PLCG1 gene encoding 1-phosphatidylinositol 4,5-bisphosphate phosphodiesterase gamma-1 isoform X1, translating to MAGAASPCANGCGPGAPSDAEVLHLCRSLEVGTVMTLFYSKKSQRPERKTFQVKLETRQITWSRGADKIEGAIDIREIKEIRPGKTSRDFDRYQEDPAFRPDQSHCFVILYGMEFRLKTLSLQATSEDEVNMWIKGLTWLMEDTLQAPTPLQIERWLRKQFYSVDRNREDRISAKDLKNMLSQVNYRVPNMRFLRERLTDLEQRSGDITYGQFAQLYRSLMYSAQKTMDLPFLEASTLRAGERPELCRVSLPEFQQFLLDYQGELWAVDRLQVQEFMLSFLRDPLREIEEPYFFLDEFVTFLFSKENSVWNSQLDAVCPDTMNNPLSHYWISSSHNTYLTGDQFSSESSLEAYARCLRMGCRCIELDCWDGPDGMPVIYHGHTLTTKIKFSDVLQTIKEHAFVASEYPVILSIEDHCSIAQQRNMAQHFKKVLGDTLLTKPVEISADGLPSPNQLKRKILIKHKKLAEGSAYEEVPTSMMYSENDISNSIKNGILYLEDPVNHEWYPHYFVLTSSKIYYSEETSSDQGNEDEEEPKEVSSSTELHSNEKWFHGKLGAGRDGRHIAERLLTEYCIETGAPDGSFLVRESETFVGDYTLSFWRNGKVQHCRIHSRQDAGTPKFFLTDNLVFDSLYDLITHYQQVPLRCNEFEMRLSEPVPQTNAHESKEWYHASLTRAQAEHMLMRVPRDGAFLVRKRNEPNSYAISFRAEGKIKHCRVQQEGQTVMLGNSEFDSLVDLISYYEKHPLYRKMKLRYPINEEALEKIGTAEPDYGALYEGRNPGFYVEANPMPTFKCAVKALFDYKAQREDELTFTKSAIIQNVEKQEGGWWRGDYGGKKQLWFPSNYVEEMVNPVALEPEREHLDENSPLGDLLRGVLDVPACQIAIRPEGKNNRLFVFSISMASVAHWSLDVAADSQEELQDWVKKIREVAQTADARLTEGKIMERRKKIALELSELVVYCRPVPFDEEKIGTERACYRDMSSFPETKAEKYVNKAKGKKFLQYNRLQLSRIYPKGQRLDSSNYDPLPMWICGSQLVALNFQTPDKPMQMNQALFMTGRHCGYVLQPSTMRDEAFDPFDKSSLRGLEPCAISVEVLGARHLPKNGRGIVCPFVEIEVAGAEYDSTKQKTEFVVDNGLNPVWPAKPFHFQISNPEFAFLRFVVYEEDMFSDQNFLAQATFPVKGLKTGYRAVPLKNNYSEDLELASLLIKIDIFPAKQENGDLSPFSGTSLRERGSDASGQLFHGRAREGSFESRYQQPFEDFRVSQEHLADHFDSRERRAPRRTRVNGDNRL from the exons TTGATATTCGAGAAATCAAGGAGATTCGCCCAGGGAAGACCTCACGAGACTTTGATCGCTATCAAGAGGACCCCGCTTTCCGGCCGGACCAGTCACACTGCTTTGTCATTCTCTATGGAATGGAATTCCGTCTGAAGACGCTGAGCCTGCAAG CCACATCTGAGGATGAAGTGAACATGTGGATCAAGGGCTTAACTTGGCTGATGGAGGATACATTGCAGGCACCCACACCCCTGCAGATTGAGAG GTGGCTCCGGAAGCAGTTTTACTCAGTGGATCGGAATCGTGAGGATCG TATATCAGCCAAGGACCTAAAGAACATGCTGTCCCAGGTCAACTACCGGGTCCCCAACATGCGCTTCCTCCGAGAGCGGCTGACG GACCTGGAGCAGCGCAGCGGGGACATCACCTACGGGCAGTTTGCTCAGCTGTACCGCAGCCTCATGTACAGCGCCCAGAAGACG ATGGACCTCCCCTTCTTGGAAGCCAGTACTCTGAG ggctggggagcgGCCGGAGCTTTGCCGAGTGTCCCTTCCTGAGTTCCAGCAGTTCCTTCTTGACTACCAGGGG GAGCTGTGGGCTGTTGATCGCCTCCAGGTGCAGGAGTTCATGCTCAGCTTCCTCCGAGACCCCTTGCGAGAGATCGAGGAGCCATACTTCTTCCTGGATGAG TTTGTCACCTTCCTGTTCTCCAAAGAGAATAGTGTGTGGAACTCACAGCTGGATGCAGTATGCCCGGACACCATGAACAACCCCCTTTCCCACTATTGGATCTCCTCCTCACACAACAC GTACCTGACCGGGGACCAGTTCTCCAGTGAGTCCTCCTTGGAAGCCTATGCTCGCTGCCTGCGGATGGGCTGTCGCTGCATTGAGT TGGACTGCTGGGACGGCCCAGATGGGATGCCAGTTATTTACCATGGGCACACCCTTACCACCAAGATCAAGTTCTCAGATGTCCTGCAAACCATCAAGGAGCATGCCTTTGTGGCCTCAGA GTACCCAGTCATCCTGTCCATTGAGGACCACTGCAGCATTGCCCAGCAGAGGAACATGGCCCAGCACTTCAAGAAGGTGCTAGGGGACACACTCCTCACCAAGCCCGTGGAGATCTCCGCCGATGGGCTCCCCTCACCCAACCAGCTTAAGAGGAAGATCCTCATCAAG CACAAGAAGCTGGCTGAGGGCAGTGCCTACGAGGAGGTGCCTACATCCATGATGTACTCTGAGAACGACATCAGCAACTCCATCAAGAATGGCATCCTCTACCTGGAGGACCCTGTGAACCAT GAATGGTATCCCCACTACTTCGTTCTGACCAGCAGCAAGATCTACTACTCTGAGGAGACCAGCAGTGACCAGGGCAACGAGGATGAGGAGGAGCCCAAGGAG GTCAGCAGCAGCACAGAGCTGCACTCCAATGAGAAGTGGTTCCATGGGAAGCTAGGGGCAGGGCGTGACGGGCGGCACATCGCTGAGCGCCTGCTCACTGAGTACTGCATCGAGACCGGGGCCCCTGACGGCTCCTTCCTCGTGCGAGAGAGTGAGACCTTCGTGGGCGACTACACGCTCTCTTTCTG GCGGAACGGGAAAGTCCAGCACTGCCGTATCCACTCACGGCAAGATGCTGGGACCCCCAAGTTCTTCTTGACAGACAACCTCGTCTTTGACTCCCTCTATGACCTCATCACACACTACCAGCAGGTGCCCCTGCGCTGCAATGAGTTTGAGATGCGACTTTCAGAGCCTGTCCCACAGACCAATGCCCATGAGAGCAAAGA GTGGTACCACGCGAGCCTGACCAGAGCACAGGCTGAGCACATGCTGATGCGTGTCCCTCGTGATGGGGCCTTCCTGGTGCGGAAGCGGAATGAGCCCAACTCATATGCCATCTCTTTCCG GGCTGAAGGCAAGATCAAGCATTGCCGTGTCCAGCAAGAGGGCCAGACTGTGATGCTAGGGAACTCGGAGTTCGACAGCCTTGTTGACCTCATCAGCTACTATGAGAAGCACCCGCTATACCGCAAGATGAAGCTGCGCTATCCAATCAATGAGGAGGCGCTGGAGAAGATTGGCACAGCT GAGCCTGACTACGGGGCCCTGTATGAGGGACGCAACCCTGGCTTCTATGTAGAGGCAAACCCTATGCCAACTttcaag TGTGCAGTCAAAGCCCTCTTTGACTACAAGGCCCAGAGGGAGGATGAGCTGACCTTCACCAAGAGCGCCATCATCCAGAATGTGGAGAAGCAAGAGGGAGGCTG GTGGCGAGGGGACTACGGAGGGAAGAAGCAGCTGTGGTTCCCATCAAACTACGTGGAAGAGATGGTCAACCCCGTGGCCCTGGAGCCAGAGAGGGAG CACTTGGACGAGAACAGCCCCCTAGGGGACTTGCTGCGGGGGGTCTTGGATGTGCCGGCTTGTCAGATTG CCATCCGTCCTGAGGGCAAGAACAACCGGCTCTTCGTCTTCTCCATCAGCATGGCGTCGGTGGCCCACTGGTCCCTGGATGTTGCTGCCGACTCACAGGAGGAGCTGCAGGACTGGGTGAAAAAGATCCGTGAAGTGGCCCAGACCGCAGATGCCAGG CTCACTGAAGGGAAGATAATGGAACGGAGGAAGAAGATCGCCCTGGAGCTCTCTGAACTTGTTGTCTACTGCCGGCCTGTTCCCTTCGATGAAGAGA AGATTGGCACAGAACGTGCTTGCTACCGGGACATGTCATCCTTCCCGGAAACCAAGGCTGAGAAATACGTGAACAAGGCCAAAGGCAAGAAGTTCCTTCAGTACAATCGACTGCAGCTCTCCCGCATCTACCCCAAGGGCCAGCGACTGGATTCCTCCAACTACGATCCTTTGCCCATGTGGATCTGTGGCAGTCAGCTGGTGGCCCTCAACTTCCAGACCCCTG ACAAGCCTATGCAGATGAACCAGGCTCTCTTCATGACGGGCAGGCACTGTGGCTACGTGCTGCAGCCAAGCACCATGCGGGATGAAGCCTTCGACCCCTTTGACAAGAGCAGCCTCCGCGGGCTGGAGCCATGTGCCATCTCTGTTGAG GTGCTGGGTGCCCGACATTTGCCAAAGAATGGCCGAGGCATTGTGTGCCCTTTTGTGGAGAttgaggtggctggagctgagtaTGACAGCACCAAGCAGAAGACAGAGTTTGTGG TGGACAATGGACTCAACCCTGTATGGCCGGCCAAGCCCTTCCACTTCCAGATCAGTAACCCTGAATTTGCCTTTCTGCGCTTTGTGGTGTATGAGGAAGACATGTTTAGTGACCAGAATTTCCTGGCTCAGGCTACTTTCCCGGTAAAAGGCCTGAAGACAG GATACAGAGCAGTGCCTTTGAAGAACAACTACAGTGAGGACCTGGAGTTGGCCTCCCTGCTGATCAAGATTGACATTTTCCCTGCCAAG caggagaatggtgaccTCAGTCCCTTCAGTGGTACGTCCCTGCGGGAGCGGGGCTCAGATGCCTCAGGCCAGCTGTTTCACGGCCGAGCCCGGGAAGGCTCCTTTGAATCCCGCTACCAGCAGCCATTTGAGGACTTCCGCGTCTCCCAGGAGCATCTTGCAGACCATTTTGACAGTCGAGAACGAAG GGCCCCAAGAAGGACTCGGGTCAATGGAGACAACCGCCTCTAG